From Candidatus Lokiarchaeota archaeon, one genomic window encodes:
- a CDS encoding 30S ribosomal protein S17e, translated as MGSIRPNYIKTAARKLLRYYPEEFTTDFETNKRLVEQYSDAKTKRVRNRIAGYLVRLIKIDQARAEAEAMAAAQEEQLADMEM; from the coding sequence ATGGGCTCGATTAGACCGAATTACATCAAGACAGCAGCAAGAAAACTGCTCAGATATTACCCAGAAGAATTTACAACTGATTTTGAAACCAATAAACGGTTAGTGGAACAATATTCAGATGCCAAGACCAAGCGAGTGAGGAACAGAATAGCAGGGTATCTAGTTCGCTTGATCAAGATTGACCAAGCCCGTGCAGAAGCTGAAGCCATGGCTGCTGCGCAGGAAGAGCAGTTAGCTGATATGGAAATGTAG